The window CGGCCAGGTAATACGCCGCCGGCGAGCCCAATCCTCCCGCGCCGACCAGCAGCACGCGCGCAGCTTCGAGCGCCTTCTGACCTTGCAGTCCGACATCGGGCAGGCGCAAGTGGCGCGAATAGCGCTCGCTGAAATCGGCATCGACATCGGCGCGTTGCATCGGCAGGCCGGCCGCGTCCCAGGCATCGGTGCCGCCTTCAACGGACGACAGGTTGCGATAGCCGCGTGCTTCAAGGAACAGCGCGACTTGCAGCGAACGCGCGCCACGCTGGCAAACCAGCAGCACCTCGGTGTCGAGATCGGCGATATGCGTGGCGGGATCCGTCTGCAGGTCTTCGCGGACGATACCCCGTGCGCCTTCGACCATGCCCAACGCGCGCTCGTGCGGGGCGCGCACATCGACGAGCAATGCGCCCGCCTGTTGGCGTGCATGTGCTTCGTCGGGACTCAGGATGCGGATAGACATCCCGCGATTATCGCCGATCAATACGTGAGCACTTCGACGACATCGCCCTGTGCGAGCGATATAGCGCCTTCCGCCAGCACCAGCAGGGCATCGGCATCCGCTGCGGCACGCAGGCGATGGGAACCTGTCGCCGCGTTCGGCGTGACCCATAGCGTACCGGTGTCGTCGACCTGCAGCGTCCCGCGCACGAATTCGCGGCGCGCATGCGGCTTTTCGATGGCTATCTGCAGGCGCGCGAATCGACGCGGCCCTTCCGCCCTGCCCTGCAGACCATGGATCAACACACGGCCCAAGGTCAGGAAGGTCGCCAGCACCGAGACCGGATTACCCGGCAGGCCCAGGAACTGCGCTTGCCCCAGCTTGCCTGCCAGCAGCGGCATGCCCGGTTTCATCCGCACTTTCCAGAAATGCACGCGGCCATGTGCTTGCAGCATGGCCGGGATATGGTCCTTTTCTCCCGCCGACACCGCGCCGCATGTGATCACCACGTCGAAACTCGATGCGGCGTCCTGCATCATCGACGCGATGCGCTCCGGATCGTCGGGAAGCGTCGGCCACGCGACCGGTTCCAGTCCTTCCGCGCGCAACAGGCCCATCAGCAATTCGCGGTTGCTGTTGTAGATCTCGCCGGGCTGCAAGGGCATGCCCGCCTCGACCAGCTCGTCGCCGGTGGTGAAAACTGCCACCGTGGGTTTGGCCGAGACCGGCAAACGCTCGATGCCGAGCGACGCCGCCAGCGACACCTGCACGGCATTGAGCCGGGTCCCGGCCCGCAACACCGGATCACCGGCTTGTGCGTCCTCGCCGGCAATGCGCACGTTGACGCCTGCACGCACGCCG of the Thermomonas carbonis genome contains:
- the glp gene encoding molybdopterin molybdotransferase MoeA, whose protein sequence is MTEFPTSILFEEAREILCKVAAAHRLPIEHVALARTHGRVLAEDIVAPIALQPFDNSAMDGYACRHADLRKHESVSLALVGEQFAGRALGLHVGAGECVRITTGAPMPISADTVVMREDTQVDGDAVTMPPGVRAGVNVRIAGEDAQAGDPVLRAGTRLNAVQVSLAASLGIERLPVSAKPTVAVFTTGDELVEAGMPLQPGEIYNSNRELLMGLLRAEGLEPVAWPTLPDDPERIASMMQDAASSFDVVITCGAVSAGEKDHIPAMLQAHGRVHFWKVRMKPGMPLLAGKLGQAQFLGLPGNPVSVLATFLTLGRVLIHGLQGRAEGPRRFARLQIAIEKPHARREFVRGTLQVDDTGTLWVTPNAATGSHRLRAAADADALLVLAEGAISLAQGDVVEVLTY